The genomic DNA CGCGGACTTGTTGAGCTCGTCGGCGACCTGCGCGCGCGGCACGCCGAGCGCCGCCGCGACCTCGGCCGAGGTCATCGGGATCCCGCGCGAGGTGACGAGCCCGACGGCCGCCTGCGACAGGTCGCCGGCGAGCAATGCCTCGAGCAGTTCGCGCTCCGCGGACTTCAGCGCCGTGCGCCGCGGCGGGAGCGCGTCGAGGACGACGCCGCCGCCGATGGTCCACATCGGCGAGTAGGAGCGGATGATGAACCGGTCGCCGTAGCGCGGCGCCAGCGGGTTCTCGAGCCGCACCTGCGCGAGCGCGCGCTCGCCCGGTTGCAGGCGCTCCGCGCCCATGAGCAGCACGCGCCCGAGCACCTCGCGTGTGCCGTGATGCACGTGGACGCGCGTGCCGGACTCGAACGGCTTGTCCTCGGCGGCCAGGTAGGTGAACTGCGCGTCGAAGCGGTCGGTGACCGTGAGTGTCCCGGGTGCGGCCACGATGTCGCCGCGCGCGATGGCGTCACGCTCGACCCCCGCGAGGTTGAGCGCCACGCGCTGGCCCGCGTGCGCGCGGGCGACGGGCTGCGAGTGCACCTGCACCGAACGCACCCGCGCCTTCGCACCGCCCGGCAGCACCTCGACCGCGTCGTCTTTCGCGGCGCCGCCCGACCACATCGTCCCAGTGACGACCGTGCCCGCACCTGCGACGGTGAACACCCGGTCGACCGGCAGGCGCATCGGCAGGTCCGCGTGGCGCGCCTCGGCCTCCGTCGCCACGGAGTCGAGCGCCGCGAGCAGCTCCGGCAGGCCCTCGCCGGTGCGCGCCGAGCACACCACGATCGGCGCGCCGGCGATCGAGGTGCCGGCGAGCAGCGCCTGCACGTCGGCGCGGACGAGTTCGATCCAGTCGGCGTCAGCGAGGTCGGCCTTGGTGACCGCGACCACGCCCTTGGGGATGCCGAGCAGGTCGACGATCGCGAGGTGTTCGCGCGTCTGCGGCATGACGCCGTCGTCGGCCGCCACCACGAGCAGCACGACGTCGATGCCGGTCGCGCCCGCGACCATCTGACGCACGAAGCGCTCGTGCCCGGGCACGTCGACGACGCCCATCGACCGGCCGCTCGGCAGCTCGAGGCGCGCGAACCCGAGCTCGATGGTGACGCCGCGCTCCTTCTCCTCGGGCAGGCGGTCGGGGTCCGTGCCCGTCAGCGCCTTGACCAGCGACGACTTGCCGTGGTCGATGTGGCCTGCGGTCCCGAGCACGAGTGAGGGGGCTTCGCTCATGGCGCCCATGATAGGCGTTCGCCCGCGCACGCGCGGCGCCGCAGCGCCCGTCGCGCGCGACGTACACTGGCCGCGGACCCGGCCGGTCGCACGCGCCTCGCCGCCGCCGTCGACGCGCTGCGGCCGATCTTCGGCGACCGCGCCCCCGGGTAGCGCCGGCACACGCATCTACAGCCGGACCTTCGTCTCCGGCCTTCCTTCCGCGCCCATACGGTTTCTCGGAACGATCGTTCCGAGAAACCGTATGACTCGCGGAGAGGCCGCCGTGACGTCCCAGCCGAGCCTCCCGCCGGCGCCTCACGGCCATCCTCCCGCCGCGCGCCCTTGCGCTCGCGCGCACGGGTATATAGCTTCTTGCACGATGCCGGAGTCCCAAGGGGGAAACCCATGAGCGCCTTCTTCTTGAAGGAGCGCGACCTTGTCGCGTTCCTGAACAAGCTGGCGAAGACCACACGCGTGGTCGCGCCGGTGGCGAAGCGGGGCAGGTTCGTCTTCGCCGAGATCGGTTCCGCAGCCGAAGTCCGCCTCGACTACGACGTCACCATCCTGCCGCCCAAGAAGGTCTTCTTCCCGCCCGCGCAGCGGATCGTGACGTTCGACGCCGAGTCGGTGAGCGATTGCATCGACCCGGTCGAGACGGTGCTGTTCGGCGTCCACTTCTACGACGTCAAGGGCATCGACATGACCGACCTGCTCTTCCGCGAGCGCAACGCCGACCGCGACTACTTGGCCCAGCGCGAGGCGACCACCATCGTCGCGTCGAGTGTGCAGTCCGTCTCGCCCCGCGCGTTCTGGGGGTCGATCGGATCCTCGGTCAAGCCGAAGGGCCACGACGCCTTCCTCACCAAGGTCGACGGCGGCTACGTGCTGGAGATCGTGACCGACAAGGGCACGGCCCTGTTCGCGAAAGCCGGCTTCCGCGAGGCCACCTCCGAGGAGATCGCCGCCGCGAAGCGGGCCAACGCCGACAGGATGACCGAGTGCGCCGAGACGCTCCCGTACGACAGCGACGCCGTCGCCGCGAAGGTGCGGGACGCGTTCTCCGACGAGGCGCTGTGGGACGAGCTGTCCAACGACTGCTTCAGCTGCGGGTCGTGCAACACGGTCTGCCCGACCTGCTACTGCTTCGACGTGCGCGACGCGTGGAACCTCGACCAGACCTCGGGCACGCGGACGCGCTACTGGGACGCGTGCCTGACGCGCGAGTTCGCCGCGATCACACAGCCCGGCGGGCACTCCGAGAACTTCCGCGCGCATCACAGCGCCCGGTTCCGCCATCGCTTCATGCGGAAGGCCGCCTACTTGAACGACAAGCTCGGCGGGCCGGCGTGCACCGGGTGCGGGCGCTGCTCGGCCGCGTGCACCGCGGACATCGCAGACCCCGTCCGCGTCATCACCGCGATCATGGAGCGTGCCTCATGAGCACACCGGCCGAAGTCACCGCCGCCGCCGAGCACGCGGCTGCCGAACGCACCGGCTGCACCTGCGACAACAGCCACGAGAGCCTCTTCGTGCCTCGCGAGGCGAAGATCCTGCACACCGCCCAGCCCACCGCGACCGAGAAGCACTTCACGCTGCAGCTCGCCGACGGTGAGCAGCTCGACTTCACGCCCGGCCAGATCCTCGAGGTCGGCGTGATGGGATTCGGCGAGATCCCCATCGGTCTCGCGAGCTCACCGACGCGCAAGTACACGTTCGAGATCGTGGTCCGCTCGGTCGGGCGCGTGTCGACCGCCATCAACAAGCAGGAGGTCGGCGACTCACTTTGGATCCGCGGGCCGCTCGGCCACGGCTTCGACATGGATGCGCTCCACGGCGAGGACGTGCTCGTCGTCGCCGGCGGCATCGGGCTGTGCCCGACGCGCAGCCTCATCCAGTACATCGCCGACCGCCGCGAGGATTTCGGCCGGTTCGTGCTGTTCTACGGCGCGCGCGACCCGCTGCAACTGCTCTTCCCCGAGGACCGCGCCGTGTGGCGCGCCAGCCACGGCATCGAGTACCACGAGACCGTCGACCGCGCCTCGGTGCACTGGAGCGGGCATGTCGGCAACATCACGACGCTGTTCAAGACCACGAGCCTCACCCCGGAGACGCGCGTCATCATCTGCGGCCCGCCGGTCATGTTCCAGTTCGTCTTGCGCGAGCTCGACTCGCTCGGCATCTCGCGGGAGAACATCTACGTGGACCTCGAGCGGCGCATGAAGTGCGGCGTCGGCAAGTGCGGGCACTGCCAGATCAACGACAAGTACTGCTGCGTCGACGGGCCGGTGTTCACCTTCGCCGAGATCCAGGCGCTCGAGGAGGCGATCTGACCATGGGAAAGCCGAAGATCGCGTTCTTCGACTTCACCAGCTGCGAGGGCTGCCAGATCGAGTTCACCAACTACGGTGACGAGGCCACCCTCGAGCTGCTCAAGCACGTCGAGCTCGTCGAGTTCCGCGAGGCCATGACCGAGACCACCGACGGCCCGATCGACATCGCGCTGGTCGAGGGCAGCTTCACCCGGGACGCCGACCGCGACCGCCTGCTCGAGATCCGCCGGCGGGCGCGCTACGTCATCGCGTACGGCGCATGCGCGTGCACCGGCGGCGTCAACGCGCTGAAGAACCACCAGGACGACTTCTCCGAGTACGTCTACGGCGACGACTCGGTGATGCCGCACCTCGAGAGCGGCACCGCGCGCCCGATCTCGGCCGCGATCGAGGTCGACTACGAAGTCCGTGGCTGCCCGATGAGCAAGGACGAGCTCCTGCTCGTCATCTCCAACCTGCTCCACGGCACCGAGCACGTCGTGCCGAGCCACCCCGTGTGCGTCGAGTGCAAGCGCCGCGAGACGATCTGCCGCTACGACGAGGGCGACCACTGCATGGGCCAGGTCGCGCGTGCCGGCTGCGGCGCGCCCTGCCCGGCCGACGGCATCCCCTGCGAGGCGTGCCGTGGCTTCGTCGACGAGCCGAACATCCGCGCGCTCGAGAAGGTGCTCATGGAGCGCGCCGGGTTCAGCCAGAAGCGCGCGGTCGGCAAGTCGCGCATGTTCACCGCGAACCTGAGGAGCTGACGGGTCCGATGAAGACCACAGCCAGCGTCAACATCGACGTCCACCACCTGACCCGCGTCGAGGGCCACGGCAACATCCGCGTGAACATGACGAACGGCGTCGTCGAGCGCTGCGAGTGGCAGGTGCCCGAGGCGCCCCGCTTCTTCGAGGCGATGGTGCGCGGCCGCCACTACAGCGAGGTCGCCCGCATCACGAGCCGCATCTGCGGCATCTGCTCGATCGGCCACACGCTCGCCTCGGTGAAGGCGACCGAGGCGGCGCTCGGCATCGAGGTCACCGAGCAGACGAAGAAGCTGCGCCGTCTGCTCAAGCACGCCGAGAACTTCGACAGCCACGTGCTGCACGTCTACGTGCTCGTGGCGCCCGACCTGCTCGGCGCGCCGTCGGTGTTCCCGCTCGTCGAGACGCACGGCGAGGTCGTCGCCTGCGCGCTGCGCCTCAAGCGCCTCGCGCACGAGTGGGGCTCGATGATCGGAGGGCGCACGACGCACCCGACCACCGTCGTGCCCGGCGGCTTCACGAAGCTGCCGACCGTCGCCGAGGTCACCGTCATGCGCGACCGCCTGCTCGAGGCCGTGCCCGACCTCGCGGCCACGCTGGCGACCGTGCGCGCGCTCGCGCCGAACATCCCCGCCTTCAAGCGCCCGACCGAGTACATGGCCGTCACCTCGGATGAGGAGTACGGCCTGTACGACGGCTACATCCAGACGATCCTGCCCGACGGCGACCGGGCGCGCTACGAGGTCGCCGACTACCGCAGCTGCACCAACGAGTACGTGGTCCCGCAGTCGACCGCCAAGTTCACGAGGAACCGCCTCAAC from Actinomycetota bacterium includes the following:
- a CDS encoding NADH:ubiquinone oxidoreductase; the encoded protein is MGKPKIAFFDFTSCEGCQIEFTNYGDEATLELLKHVELVEFREAMTETTDGPIDIALVEGSFTRDADRDRLLEIRRRARYVIAYGACACTGGVNALKNHQDDFSEYVYGDDSVMPHLESGTARPISAAIEVDYEVRGCPMSKDELLLVISNLLHGTEHVVPSHPVCVECKRRETICRYDEGDHCMGQVARAGCGAPCPADGIPCEACRGFVDEPNIRALEKVLMERAGFSQKRAVGKSRMFTANLRS
- the selB gene encoding selenocysteine-specific translation elongation factor, translated to MSEAPSLVLGTAGHIDHGKSSLVKALTGTDPDRLPEEKERGVTIELGFARLELPSGRSMGVVDVPGHERFVRQMVAGATGIDVVLLVVAADDGVMPQTREHLAIVDLLGIPKGVVAVTKADLADADWIELVRADVQALLAGTSIAGAPIVVCSARTGEGLPELLAALDSVATEAEARHADLPMRLPVDRVFTVAGAGTVVTGTMWSGGAAKDDAVEVLPGGAKARVRSVQVHSQPVARAHAGQRVALNLAGVERDAIARGDIVAAPGTLTVTDRFDAQFTYLAAEDKPFESGTRVHVHHGTREVLGRVLLMGAERLQPGERALAQVRLENPLAPRYGDRFIIRSYSPMWTIGGGVVLDALPPRRTALKSAERELLEALLAGDLSQAAVGLVTSRGIPMTSAEVAAALGVPRAQVADELNKSA
- a CDS encoding oxidoreductase, giving the protein MSTPAEVTAAAEHAAAERTGCTCDNSHESLFVPREAKILHTAQPTATEKHFTLQLADGEQLDFTPGQILEVGVMGFGEIPIGLASSPTRKYTFEIVVRSVGRVSTAINKQEVGDSLWIRGPLGHGFDMDALHGEDVLVVAGGIGLCPTRSLIQYIADRREDFGRFVLFYGARDPLQLLFPEDRAVWRASHGIEYHETVDRASVHWSGHVGNITTLFKTTSLTPETRVIICGPPVMFQFVLRELDSLGISRENIYVDLERRMKCGVGKCGHCQINDKYCCVDGPVFTFAEIQALEEAI
- a CDS encoding Ni/Fe hydrogenase subunit alpha, coding for MKTTASVNIDVHHLTRVEGHGNIRVNMTNGVVERCEWQVPEAPRFFEAMVRGRHYSEVARITSRICGICSIGHTLASVKATEAALGIEVTEQTKKLRRLLKHAENFDSHVLHVYVLVAPDLLGAPSVFPLVETHGEVVACALRLKRLAHEWGSMIGGRTTHPTTVVPGGFTKLPTVAEVTVMRDRLLEAVPDLAATLATVRALAPNIPAFKRPTEYMAVTSDEEYGLYDGYIQTILPDGDRARYEVADYRSCTNEYVVPQSTAKFTRNRLNSYAAGALARFNVNYDRLHPEAKEVAGSLGISPICTNPYMNSVAQVVEIVHSAYESLHLMDELIADGIADEPLVAPTKAGTGASAVEVPRGILFHEYTYGEDGFCTGADCIIPTGQNHANIQADFTALLPWLIGAGKNENEMRLAFEMLVRAYDPCISCSTHYLDVEFVR